Genomic segment of Zingiber officinale cultivar Zhangliang chromosome 11B, Zo_v1.1, whole genome shotgun sequence:
AGGAAAACAATAACTGAAGAGGATGCTATTATGATATATAGTGTAGAAATCAATaggtagaggaaagaaataatataaaatcttttgataatcttattactaaagccaatagacttatttatataaattgttcaaaataataatggaaagatttaataaggcatacaatcataataattataaacataatactataatagacttggaaataatttttttgctatttgatttatgtcaatcttaattgtgtgccaaatataataaatcccaattgattgaaatcaattagagattatttccattattgtcattacccGCCCCCTCCCTCGGGAATTCCTGaacgttgagtttgagtgctaacttggtgaaaCATTGTCTAGATAATGGgttagtaaatatatcagcaatttgatcttccGTAGAGATATCAGAAATCGAAAGTTGTCGAGTCACCATACGCTTgcgaacaaaataaaaatcaatctctacatgcttggtaggagaatgaaaaataggattttccacaagataagttgctccaatattatcgcCCTAGATTTTAGGCGTAGTAATTGGGAAAAAGTATAATTCCgaaagaagagattgtagccaaataatttctgacgttgcaTTAGCAATAtctttatattcagcttcagtactaGAGTGAGAGACTCTGGGTTACTTTTTTTAAAGCAGGAAATAAGATTTTGCCCAAGAAATATAgtatatccactagtagaacgtcTTTTTTCAGGAGATCTAGTCCAATGTGCATCACTATAGACAATCAACTTTCGTGAagactgacgatataaaagaagatcatGTAGAATAGTGTCTTTGAGATATcaaagaattctcttaacaccttcccaatgatgttcagtaggagcatgcataaactgaCATGCACGATTCACAACGAAAGCAATATCGGGTCATGTAATTATGACATATTGTAGGACACCAACAATACTACGGTAGATCTGGGGGTCAAACATTGAAGAGGAGGATGAATGTTCAGTGAAACCACCCTCAATGATTAGAGTGGAGATAGGATGTGCACCATCCATTGTAGCTCTTTGTAGGAGTCCAACaatatatttgctctgagagagaagacaaccttcagaatgtgagagaaactctatgcTAAGGAAAAAACGAGCATTGCCAAGATCTCGAATAGGAAACTCTTGCCGGAGAAGATGTAGTAAAGTAGTAATGTCATTTTGATCAATACTAGctattaatatatcatccacataaatcaaaacaaatattaaaaattcctcatgacatttgtagaatagggaaGAGTCTATTTTTTAGCCAGAAAATCCCTGAAaatgaagccaggtagatagacaatgaaaccatgcacgaggtgcttgtcgaagaccatatatatatatatatatatatatatacttctaaAGTTGATACTCATGTGTTGGAAGTTGTGGGTGGATGAATCCAgggggttgctccatataaacagtttcttcaaggtgtccatgaagaaaagtattggaaacatctaattgTCGTATTGACCAATTGGAGCTAACAGCTATAGATAGTGGCaatctgatagttgtaattttgatgattggactaaaagtatcattgaagtcaatacctggctgttgattaaaacctttagcaacaagacgagctttgtaaCGTTTAATAGAATCATCTGCATGATACTTAATTTGGTAAACCtatttagagcccacaatattcatagatggggtacgaggaactaagctccaggttgcattgcaaagaaaattatcaaattctgTAGTCATCGCAGCACGCCAATTTGGATCTCTGATTGCCTGTGTAAAACTATAAGGTATgacaaaatttgaagaagcaaGAAGAGCACGTGGAAGAGGATAACAAGTGGAAACTGGTTGACATCGTGCATAAATATCGTTTAGAGGAAGCATCCGCCGAGGAATTTCATCATTAGAGCTACTCAGAGATGAGTGATAAGACGGACGAGAATCAAAACTAGAGAGTGAATCTCCACTAGCTGCTGAGTCTTCAGAAATTTGTGGAGATGGAGCAGGACCCAAGATGCTATCTCCCCTTGTTCTTTCAATATGTCAAGATGGAGCAATCTGTGGGGATTCTAGTATATTACTCGGTGGTATTAGAAAGATGCCTCGATTATCTAAAGGAGTGTCCAAGGTAGCAACTGCAAATAGAAAAAGAGATTCATCAACAGtaacatgtcgagaaatatatatccgTTCGATCGAAATATGGAGGCAAAAATACCCATGAtacaaattactataaccaaggaaaacacattgttgaGAGCGAGGGTTTAACTTAAGTTTAGAGTAAGATTGTAGTtaaggataacatgcgcaaccaaaaagaTGGAGGAAGAAGTAATCTGGACAACTATTATAAAGTATTTCTAAGGGACACTTGTTTTGAAGTAGTGTAGTGGGTAAACGATTGATAAGATAGACCGCGATTTGGACGACATCATCTCAAAATTTAAGTGGAATtgaggcatgattaagaagagctaaggtAGTTTCAACCACATGACGACGTATTCTTTCAACGGATCCATTTTGTTTAGGAGTgtggggacaagagactcgatggagGATGCCAGAAGAAGTAAGATGGCGATGAAACGCTTGATACTCTCTTCCAAAATCAGAATGAAaggagagtattttacgattaaaatatcgctcaacatgcttttgaaaacgataaaaaaatatcaaagagatcagattttcttttcataaGATAAATCCAAGTGAACTtgctaaaattatcaataaaaataacaaagtAAAGAAATCCCTGATTAGAAAGAATAGAAGCAGGaccctgttaggatgtatactaaaagcctagcgtttcgtataaatatttatctagaaataagaatcacattggtcaaatatctacatttatgataaatgtagttgttcaattaatttatattgtagataacatggtgtgtggtgtcacacacagaggatcatgttatcagcaccttataaattataaacagtagctcacgaccaagatggagaggaataaaccattggaaggtcgtagtgtaattaggtattagtttatcttaactatataattacactagtacacttagagtgtattgagtaggaccattagagttcgtttctttttatactgactttataaaggaacaaaaacctcagttattatggaagtgtgtgctcttaatcctaatataataacaaacacatatatttgatatttatttctttaatttatcaatgggtgagatttagttcgataaatcaataagcccgataagttgggaaatgatatcacttatagtgtgtcttgttgattatagaaggaaactatgtcctagtgatctaggttgataatgttcccaagaggagctcataaggattgtcatgttaaaccctgcatgtggacttagtccgacatgacgataaggttgagtggtactactcttggaactagatattaattaagtgagttgtcagtaacttatttaattaatggacatctgatatattaaacacagggagactgacacactcgtaataagaaggagcccaaaatataatttgggattggtgcggtagttcaataatagttctttagtggaatgaattattattgatgaaattaagttatgtgttcggggcgaacacgggagaccaaaaccaattcctcctctcggtccctatcgtagcctcttaattatagagtactatacccacctatacctaccttcttacccatcctataggggccaaccaagctagcttggagtccaagctagggccggccaaaggcatggttcatgggttcatgaggtggtctgccctagcttgaacccaagcttaggtggccggccctattaaaataaaagtaattttatttttttaaaaaattttcttatgtggattccatggttttaaaagagaggttaaaatttaaatctttccttttataactttctacaaaagattaagaaaagatttgaaatctttccttatttgtatattgaaaggtagattttaattttgagaaaactttcctttttaaaccatgttcatgatttaaaagagagtttaaaaattaaatattctcttttattagtttctacgaaagattaagaaaagatttgatatctttccgaatttgtagattgaaaggagattttaatttttagagataactttcctttttggaaatcatctacatgtttaaaagaaagattttaatttataaaattttctttttataatccactatgaagggaaaaattattggagaaattttttataaatttccggagacaaattaggaagttttaattcttattataattaaactctccttgtttatagcttataaaagtggccggccattataattaagaaaagaaaattgtttttaattaaataattttttttcatgacaaaggaattaaggaagtttttattaaaattccttatttgccaagaccaaggaatataaaagagggggtagaggtgccttcatggtcgataacctctattctatttttctcctctctttttctccttgggtgtggccggccccttctttttctctcctctccttattgtggccgaaacttcttatttggtggagttctcttggaggccggatcaagcaaggagaagaaggagagaaaggaagcctagtctctagcatcccttggagcattggtggtggccgaacctctccatcaagaaggactcttggtggccgaaacctagaaggaagaagaaggtgtttggtggttctcatctcggaagatcgttgtccacacaacgtttgaggttagaagaggaatacggtagaagatcaagaggtcattaaagttcacaaagaaaggtattactagtatttattttccgcatcatgctagtttatttctttgtaaaaattccAAACAAAAGaggtaattagatctagttttcgaatttgttttcgagtttgtgttttttttttactttggcgaatttgtgattcgattgttcttttcggttaacctagaattatttaaggaaattaaatattagctttccttaaaaggctttgtctaggtggtggtggttgctctcatatccaagaaggctatgtgcctcgccatgcagtcttggaagctaattttggaaattaatatttaatggaattaataacatatgtggatttgaatcaatagtgttaagttccgcttgcgattcaaatttaaaccattaagaacagataagttaaatttggaatcaatgatgttaagttccgtctgcgattcctaatttaacttctaaagaacacaataggttatttaaggaaaggttcgacacttgtacaaaatttttgtatagtggagtcGGTACAGTTTTCCTAGGACTATCAACAGACCCCATacatcagagtgaataatttctaaaggaaaactgTGGTTGCGAGTAGAGGAAACAAAAGGTAGTTTATGAGATTTCACTTTCATACAAGTttcacataaatgagatgatGATGCTAAAGAAGTTGGTAAACCAAAACGATTAATAATATTCGGAACAAGACGTAGAGACGGATGACCAAGTTATGCAACAAAGGTTTTGAGAGAGGTGAGTTGAAGATGATAAAAATCGTTTTTAGTGTCCCCTTGGAGTAGAATAGTTTTTGTCGcgggatccttcacaagacaatgattaggatgaaattcaaaaaaatacattattatcaagagcataCCGACGgacagaaagtaaatttttagtaacagaaggaacatgaagagtgttgcgTATGCGAAAAGTACAACCATATGAATGAAAGGATATATTTCCAATgtgagcaatttgcaaacctgagccaTTGCCTATTTGTAGCATGTCAGATGCATGATAAGATGAAGCTTCTAtaagaataaaaatattatattccGATGTAacatgacgagttgctccagaatCCGGATGTCATCTTGGGGTTTTAGAAACTGATGTCATTGCATTAGGAGGGATGGAGAGTGAAAATGCTCCAGAATTAGATGATTGAGTACTAGATTGCCAAGATGAGGGAGAGGGTCGACTTTTTtttctctctgtttttttttcacgttttttttctcagtttttttaagaaaagaccAAATGGAGgagggaaaaaacaaaaaaaataaagaaagattatTATTGTAGTTGTCGAAGTTCTCGAGGTTGTCACACAAAATTGGCAAAAATGGACGTTACGTTGGCAATGAGACTGGAAAATGTTGCTGGAGCACGCTGATCTTTGGGTTGTTCCAATTTGCTATTGTGCTCCAAGATGTTCACATTGTTGGTGACTAATGTTGTAGAAATCTGGTGCTGGAATTGAGGTACTGGAAGAGGAATTAAAGAAGGAAGAAGTCAAATTTTGAGGGAAGATAAGGAAAAAGAAGGATCATAGCTCTGATATCATataaaaattaatagataaagaaaagaaacaaaacgGCCTAGAGGAACACcccgaaaataataaaaaaatatttgtccAAGTTATTCTCACGTTGTTTTCCCAtttcaattctttatttattAAGTGTTCCCTCCATTTCAATCATTTTCGGAGAAGTTAATGCCACGTTTTTCCcatttcaattaattaattatttatcagTGAGTGAGTGGTCCCtaaatttcaattattttttGGAGAAATAATTCTCACGTTGTTTTCCCAtttcaattctttatttatttagtgCTCCCTCCATTTCAATTATTTTCGGAGAAGTTAATGACACGTTTTTCCcatttcaattaattaattatttatcagTAAGTGAGTGGTCCTAAATTTCAATTATTTTTGGAGAAGTTCACGTTTCACAATAATTAATTGAGCATCCAAGGAAGTTTATATATGATCTGATTCCTCTATAAATACACGATGTTGCACACACTTCCCTACAGAGCAAtccgaagaaaaaaaaaacattttctctTGTTGATATATAGAATTAAGCATGGCGACCAACGTGTTTGGGAATCCAGTGACGGATGAAACAGTGAGATTAGTTTCTCCGAACATCACTCAAATCACCGCCCGAGACAGAGCAAGAGTGGCTTTGCAGTATATGAACGCAGAAGAGAAAGCGACGAACGTGAGTCGGTTTGTGCACAACCTGAAGGAGGCTTACGGCACTGGAACCTCGACGCTTGGCATGATTTACAATGCCACCGGAGGTAACCTAACATTTGATCTCAATCACACTTGGGAAGGCGCTGTTTGGCATTCTCCTTACCCTCAAATCATTCAAAATGGGCAATGGGCTGGATTTCTTCACGTCCGTGATAGGCTCATCGGTCCTTCCAAAGAAGCTATTGTGTACAGAGGGGTGAACAACGATGGAGCCGGCCGTGATTGGATGCTGGCTTGGAATCCCGCATGAATTATCAGAATCGCGTGAGTATACATATATATAAGCGataaattttcaactaattaaGATTAATATTCATTCTTAATGTTCGTTAATGCAGGTGTACGCTGAAATCGGTACGGCCGGTGGTTTTGGTTCGGCGAACTGGAACGCCATTGATAGTAAGATGGATAGTCAAACGAATAATTACTCTACCACCGCGCTCGGAGGCTTCGCCAGTGCGTCGATTGGCGCAGGCAGTTCACCGGAATTTGTGGGAATAATGTCCTTGGATGATTTGGGATCCAATTTTATGGCGATGGCCAGTGATGTTAGCGTCGTCTCGCAGTCGCTTGATTCCAAGTATGTGGATGATGTTGATGGAGCCGATGAAGAACCTCCTGCTGAATAATTAGCTTGAAGCTGGCTGGCTGTCTGATTAGAAGCACTACTATATATATtcctaagaaaataaaataataagaataataataatcataaagCACTCGATCGAGCAGTACTGTTAATTAATTATCTGTGTTGTGTTTGGAAGAAGATGATAGTGCATGTTGTGTGTATCCGAATGTGAATCTATGATGTTTGAAATTAATGATTAAGGATATTAGAAAGGCTTATGAATGTTTAATAATGTTTCATGTAAGAAATGAGCCGGAGTGATAAAATTGGTGTCCGATATAGCCAGCTTTTGCGTCGATTTAATGTCAATATCTTTTGAAAGGGACGATCAATTTTTCAACGTAGTAAAAATATGACGTACctatgataatatatatatatatatatatattttgttatcCTACGGACCTTTTTTCCTACAAAACCATACGGACCTTTTTTCCACAAACTTACGTGGCAAACTCACGAaccttttttccttattttcttttcctctcgCCGAAGCCCCGATCCTCTCCTCTCGCTGAAGCCGCGATCCTCTCCTCTCGCCGAAGCCCTCTCCTCTACGCCACACGCCGCGCCTGCTCTCCTCTCGCCGAAGCCTCGCGGTCCTCTCCTCTCGCCGAAGCCCCGATCCTCTCCTCTCGCCGAAGCCCCGAACCCGCGATCCTCTCCTCTCGCCGAAGCCCTCTCCTCGACGCCACACACCGCGCCTGCTCTCCTCTCGCCAAAGCCTCGCGGTCCTCTCCTCTCGCCGAAGCCTCGCGGTCCTCTCCTCTCGCCGCACCCTCCCTCAACGATTCTCCTCGCCGAAACCCTTCCAGCCCCAACCCCTTTCGTCGTACCCTCTTTCACGGCGAAGTCTACCGTACGTCACCGCGCCGAGACTCCCTCCCTCGTTGCGACGAAGTTAGGTTTTGGCTGCCGCACCCCCCTACTGCGATGAAGCTAGGTTTTCCATCACGTCCCTCACTTGCCACTTGCCGCAACGGAAAGGGGTTTTCCCTCGCTTGCTGCGACGAAACTTGCCGCGCCCTTCCTCCTGAGGTTGTTATGTAGAGGTTTTGATGGAGTTTTTCGATGATTAGAAGACAAGAGAAGTTTTTGTTTTTCTTGAATTTGATTCTCTAATCAGATTATGTTATGAAAATCTGTGTTAATTATGATCAGATTGTCTTTGTTGTTGAAGTTTTTGTGAAAAATCAGAATATTGACATTAATTTTGAGATTGTTGATATATGCAAGTGTTTGTAGTATTaggatttttatttttgtgtgtgatGGTGCTATGCTCTTGTGGTTGGCTGAATTTGGCAGTGCATGGATTGTTTTAAAAAGGTTTGGCTGCTGATTTTTGGTTTTCAGATTTTGACAGAAGGTTTGTGAAATGCAGTGTTATGTTGCTGTTGGATATTATGTGTTATATTTCTGTTTCACGAATGCAATGCAGATGCTTTTATATTCTGCAAGGAGTTCGTTTCAAACATCTATGAAGCTGCAGAATTCTTAGTATAGCCACAAAATTTTGGCACTTATTGTCTTTGTTATCCTCTGTAAGCTCCTCATAGATCAACACTTATCTCTTTCTATTCTCCCAGCTGATTTTTATCTCTCTATTTTTGAGCAAATCGACAAAGTTAATGGCAGCATGAAGAACTAAAATAACTTGAATTTTGTGTTTCTGATCGTGTGGATTGAGAATTGAATGACTCAGATGTGTGTTCTCAATGTAGGAGTAACAAAAAGCAACCAAATTGATAGATAGAAGAATGTATACAAAATTCAATTTACACCCATAAATggaaaacaaagtgttagcacagttcaagtttaacaagtagagtattaattagattccgtctgtccaagaccggaatctagtcaagatctcgacttagagttctgaaatggttctaaatgggatcgacgcctaagttcctttctcgggaacgcgtcctcacagtcactcccctccaatgacttaccttcacttacctgccagatgtctggtcagcccttcgacctgtctggacttcgtgccagctatccggtcaactcgtcgacctagctggacttcgtgccaaatattTGGTCAGCCCATTAactcgtttggacttcgtgctagctatccggtcggcccatcgacttagctgggcttcatgccagacatcaggtcagcccgtcgacctgtctggacttctcctgcacactcgattagagtgttatataacaacgaaactaacttaacctattttgtcattcatcaaaacttaagttagaccgttagtgctaaccgtaccaacaggtctaagttaggttcacccttgtatttgatatgtgtatatgagtgtgcaagtttgcaggatacacgtttgactcaggttgacggctttgggtccggtgaaggatggagcattcgaggaaccatggacaaggcagtaaggacaagggccgagggaagtgacttcgacgcatacgcgaaggatgacattggggacgagttgtggacttgtatgcatccgagggacgagagccaaaggaagtaggcctgaaggcaagaggtcaaggttgcaaagaagcatcaagtgagtctaagggtgagggtccgactgctgagagattgtactcgaggtaaaatcctaggtttagggttttactgtagtagttactgtagcagtacagTAGCAGTTACTgaagcagtcgactgatgtttttatcagtcgactagtgtagTTGACCGGGCAGTCAactaggagcgaacagaatgcttttgttcgttcggttagtgtggatcagtcgactggtacttttaccagtcgattggtattgAGCCATTAggatgtaatggtcgaatttccacaagaggacagtcgactgatggttttggcagttgactggtaggcggggtttccaactcgtggcctatataaccaaggcttgggagcttggtagaagttgacgaaattagtggtggtaaatcctaattagtagtctacttgttctcaagtgtttgtgagtgttgtggtgagatttctccacccacaaggagctacttgagatagtcggagtttaccgggggctaatccaccgacggatcaggatcgtccacctcaaggacacgccatggagtaggagccctgatctctgaaccacgttaaacgaacgtgttagcggtttgcttgtttttctttcctttagtgtttagctttcatatttgtagttagtttgtatttccactgAGCATACTAACCTTGTAGAAAAGCAATCAATTTGGGGGtgctgtctatccaacccccctgcAAGAcgaccaccgatcccttacaagtggtattagagcaaggtcactctccgttggactaatcgCCGAAGAAgtaaagatgaccggcttgatagatccgccaaagttcgaaggaggaagcttatgggacatcacttTTTGGTTGGTGAAAATGAAAAAACTTCCTCGAGACGGATTGGAACACGATGATGGTCGTCGAGGAACCATTCGACGTTCCGAAGGACAAGACAgcaaagaagctccgaccacgacattggacaaaggagcaaaccacacggtcaaaggcaaatgataaggtaatatcaattttggtagatattttACCTTCTAATGTGTTAAgtgatgtaggtgaatacaagaatacccacgatttgtggagcaaagtaaagaaagttctaggtaaagaactcatgcctacacaagaagaagaagagcccaaggagatgggttcaATTGCTCAAGTAAAGGAGAagcaaccggaaggtgacgagtactcaacttccgaggaggaaaaggatgaagaaaggccatccacaagtgtggataaggaagatgaggcatcatccacatcctcaattattgaagaagaatccaagacaagtgaagaggatgaagaagagctcttggaagtggtcaacctagcaagcacctccaccgaagtcaagtcaaaggaccacatcatttgctttggttgcaatgagaagggacgctacaagagtaggtgtccaatgggtaggaagaaggtatctcctaaactcaattcaattcattttgaatctaatttgagttgtaagaagaagaaggagaagaagcatatagtgtgcttcacgtgtggtgagcggggtcattaccacaccaaatgcccaaagaagaaagaaatcaagaagttggcgcatttgaagaaggaggagaagaagtggaggaagaatggaggctcatgtcaagagggagctccaaaggtaaaggttAAGGTAaacctagtttaaatttgaagtcaaatttaaattcctccatgcatgctaagaaaaataatgataatcattatgcagcaatgaaaaatttcggatttagatatcatgatcagAATAGGGtcaatgtagatcaaaaccctaggaactttatgcatgataaatctaaaaatggtagacctaaggagacccaagacattaattctaagaaggggagacatatgcctagaaaaatgggtaggtttaGGAATGTCCATAGTGGACATGTTGagtctaggtttaggaacctagaaagggaaaatcaagctttgaagacaaagcttgataaattggagaaacccctagaaagattcaatgttggatctaagggtttaggtatggtgttggatagccaaagacccaacaatgatagatcgggtttgggatatcaatctaatgtctccaaggctaagggaaagtcttatgctaggattgcatatgactatagcaaggagaagccaataaatggcaagagaaagccatttaaaggaaaggagaaattaaccaaggacaaggtgtccaaggttaagaaaattaggtttataggccaagtgtcaccggaggtgcatcgatgtggcctagccattgtggatgtatcacctagggaggtggctaaggctaagagctctagggggagctcaaagagtcaatttgggacccatggccaatggatctcaagtgggttttacttgggagtctaggttgggtcatggaatgtgccaaatggtttggaaatggacttgagtctcaaacttagagaattggcacacatgggttgtgtttcatacttagaaatatgacattgaggtcatatagcatgataattagttttggatgtatatatgtcatataaaccaatgctagggatgcattgtgggttagtatgggcaaatacatcaaaaggaaaccaaaactaagactttaggtcaaggttcaattgaacttttcagctagttttgtgttttgtgccAATCTtaggatttgtgataaatatatttttatatatattttcccTAAGTAGACATttatataatagacctctccacaaaatttgaaaatttttggaggtttgtggaatttctggtgcatttctgaagttggtcagaaaaggt
This window contains:
- the LOC122034526 gene encoding uncharacterized protein LOC122034526; protein product: MNYQNRVYAEIGTAGGFGSANWNAIDSKMDSQTNNYSTTALGGFASASIGAGSSPEFVGIMSLDDLGSNFMAMASDVSVVSQSLDSKYVDDVDGADEEPPAE